From Acidimicrobiales bacterium, the proteins below share one genomic window:
- a CDS encoding DUF4214 domain-containing protein — MADNSRTWRRVAAVLISCALVGSVAACDGFPLAPTAVGGSTVTLEGWGVAKASTMEHFFQYSTSASFPAGSTTSTAVQTSSGLTVGTGAPFDQAVTGLTANTRYYYRPCGRPQGSTVVDCAGTASFITSTRTNPARGPWDTVLGLGDAKVVLVDGTFYASGDALAGECNFFQSANGQNWTRIDDKPCSKAAGGHSVAQSYPTNDDHLPNHDDNQDVTGWGVEVTKIGTRWVVATAGQHVQGAGHHRGAIFIGTAPSPTGPWTWGTGPTVDSPNYTYIDPSLFEDPKTGKVWLTWTRHHDTFTPWDPNDSGNDNQLMAQELDAASLRRVADNSTATVLLDSAWNPQNSWENLDADKNIIEGQGLFYYDGRYFLHYATGWVNHVTGPSYEYQMNITSRDSFPGAFAKAPAPMMAGTSGGSWVNPGHGSVFVDGGGTVWAAVSPWADEELPCPTGQLCGRKLFFQRLDYNRNAKTFSVAPSGRVTVAAMGVAVPTDSPLGAGIGPFTSGSAYDNARDFVAQQYEDVLRRTPSTASRNKWAADIISGQLDGDGLIRTFLNTEEFQDRGPEVLRAYRALLGRAADLPGYDYWYGRLASGTSLETMASSFSNSSEFHGLYDGLTNGQFVDAIYQNILGRAPDTAGRNFWISELNGGRSRGSVALAVSRSSEYVHDTEVAVTIDALYLSLLARTPTSTERTAATTALTSGTPRTDLVRDLRTSTEYANRV, encoded by the coding sequence ATGGCGGACAACTCAAGAACCTGGCGGCGCGTCGCGGCCGTCCTCATCTCCTGTGCCCTGGTGGGGAGCGTGGCGGCCTGCGACGGCTTCCCGCTGGCGCCCACCGCGGTGGGCGGCAGCACGGTCACCTTGGAAGGCTGGGGGGTGGCCAAGGCCAGCACCATGGAGCACTTCTTCCAGTACTCGACCAGCGCCTCGTTCCCGGCCGGCTCGACCACCTCGACCGCCGTGCAGACCTCCTCGGGCCTCACCGTCGGCACCGGCGCCCCCTTCGATCAGGCCGTGACCGGCCTGACCGCCAACACCCGCTACTACTACCGCCCCTGCGGGAGGCCCCAGGGCTCCACCGTGGTCGACTGCGCCGGCACGGCCTCGTTCATCACCTCGACCCGGACCAACCCGGCCCGGGGCCCGTGGGACACGGTGCTCGGCCTGGGCGACGCCAAGGTCGTCCTGGTCGACGGCACCTTCTACGCCTCGGGCGACGCCCTGGCGGGCGAGTGCAACTTCTTCCAGTCGGCCAACGGCCAGAACTGGACGCGCATCGACGACAAGCCCTGCAGCAAGGCTGCGGGGGGTCACTCCGTGGCCCAGTCCTACCCGACCAACGATGACCACCTGCCCAACCATGACGACAACCAGGACGTCACCGGGTGGGGCGTCGAGGTCACCAAGATCGGCACCCGGTGGGTGGTCGCCACCGCCGGCCAGCACGTCCAGGGAGCCGGCCACCACCGGGGCGCCATCTTCATCGGCACCGCCCCGAGCCCCACCGGCCCGTGGACCTGGGGCACCGGCCCGACCGTGGACTCCCCCAACTACACCTACATCGACCCCTCCCTGTTCGAGGACCCGAAGACCGGCAAGGTGTGGCTCACCTGGACCCGCCACCACGACACCTTCACGCCCTGGGACCCGAACGACAGCGGCAACGACAACCAGCTGATGGCCCAGGAGCTGGACGCCGCCTCGCTGCGCCGGGTGGCCGACAACTCGACGGCCACCGTCCTCCTCGACTCGGCCTGGAACCCCCAGAACTCCTGGGAGAACCTCGACGCCGACAAGAACATCATCGAGGGCCAGGGCCTCTTCTACTACGACGGCCGGTACTTCCTGCACTACGCCACCGGGTGGGTGAACCACGTCACCGGGCCCAGCTACGAGTACCAGATGAACATCACCTCCCGGGACTCGTTCCCCGGAGCCTTCGCCAAGGCGCCCGCCCCCATGATGGCGGGCACCAGCGGCGGCAGCTGGGTCAACCCCGGCCACGGCTCGGTGTTCGTGGATGGCGGGGGGACGGTGTGGGCCGCGGTCTCGCCGTGGGCCGACGAAGAACTTCCCTGCCCCACCGGGCAGCTCTGCGGCCGGAAGCTCTTCTTCCAGCGCCTGGACTACAACCGCAACGCCAAGACCTTCAGCGTGGCCCCGAGCGGCCGGGTGACGGTGGCCGCCATGGGCGTCGCGGTGCCCACGGACTCTCCCCTGGGGGCTGGCATAGGCCCGTTCACCTCGGGCAGCGCCTACGACAACGCCCGCGACTTCGTGGCCCAGCAGTACGAGGACGTCCTGCGCCGCACGCCGTCGACCGCTTCCCGCAACAAGTGGGCGGCCGACATCATCAGCGGCCAGCTCGACGGCGACGGCCTGATCCGCACGTTCCTCAACACCGAGGAGTTCCAGGACCGGGGGCCCGAGGTGCTCCGGGCCTACCGGGCCCTGCTGGGCCGGGCCGCCGACCTGCCGGGCTACGACTACTGGTACGGCCGCCTGGCCTCGGGCACCAGCCTGGAGACCATGGCCAGCAGCTTCTCCAACTCCAGCGAGTTCCACGGCCTCTACGACGGGCTGACCAACGGGCAGTTCGTGGACGCCATCTACCAGAACATCCTGGGCCGGGCCCCCGACACCGCGGGCCGGAACTTCTGGATCTCGGAGCTGAACGGCGGTCGGTCGCGGGGGTCGGTGGCCCTGGCCGTCTCCCGGTCATCGGAGTACGTGCACGACACCGAGGTGGCCGTCACCATCGACGCGCTCTACCTGTCGCTGCTGGCCCGCACCCCGACCTCCACCGAGCGGACGGCCGCCACCACGGCCCTCACCTCCGGCACGCCCCGCACCGACCTGGTGCGCGACCTCCGCACCTCTACGGAGTACGCCAACCGGGTCTGA
- the rimP gene encoding ribosome maturation factor RimP yields MTTTERVQALAEPVCAAEGVELVDVEMDAGVLRVTVDRDGGLDLDVISTLTRRLSRLLDDEDPVPGRYTLEVSSPGLERRLRTPAHFRRAVGEQVSLRTAPGTEAGRRLRGALVAADDDGVTVRVGEGDDAPTHTIRHDQIERARTVFEWGPAPRPGGPKPPTPPSARKKATKP; encoded by the coding sequence ATGACGACGACCGAGCGCGTGCAGGCGCTGGCCGAGCCGGTGTGCGCCGCCGAGGGCGTGGAGCTGGTCGACGTCGAGATGGACGCCGGGGTGCTGCGCGTCACCGTCGACCGCGACGGCGGCCTCGACCTGGACGTCATCTCCACGCTCACCCGCCGCCTGTCCCGCCTCCTCGACGACGAGGACCCGGTCCCCGGCCGCTACACCCTGGAGGTCTCCAGCCCCGGGCTGGAGCGCCGGCTGCGGACCCCGGCCCACTTCCGCCGGGCGGTGGGCGAGCAGGTCTCCCTGCGCACCGCCCCCGGCACCGAGGCCGGGCGCCGCCTCCGCGGGGCCCTGGTGGCCGCCGACGACGACGGGGTCACCGTCCGGGTCGGCGAGGGCGACGACGCCCCCACCCACACCATCCGCCACGACCAGATCGAGCGGGCCCGCACCGTGTTCGAGTGGGGCCCGGCCCCCCGACCGGGCGGCCCCAAGCCCCCGACCCCCCCATCCGCGAGGAAGAAGGCGACGAAGCCATGA
- the nusA gene encoding transcription termination factor NusA — MSRKLDMMEALQALAADRGISSETLMGALADAMESAYSRMPGAKDYAWVTIDPDTFDIRVWSQDLDEDGEPFGDVSDVTPPDFGRIAAQTARQVMNQRLREVDREMKYEEYSGREGDIVTGIIQQGDSRYTLLELNRGVEALLPQAEQVPHERPQANSRLKAYIVEVRKTAKGPQIVVSRTHPGLIKRLFEMEVPEIAEGIVEIKACAREPGHRTKIAVWSNDGNVDPVGACVGARGARVRMVVNELNGEKIDIVPFTEVPQDLVAKALAPAKVKEVRLDYDTGTATVIVPDFQLSLAIGKEGQNARLAARLSGWRVDIKSETQLAEDEAYAAQDWAEGEWVTDPASGEQVWQPADGSAALSAEAWAEATVQNEAAAAAGEGDAPPKGEAAGPVVDESAAADASAVLDESAVTDEAAAADDVDAAEAEIAPPAAADEPVAPRDGAGAEGDAEPVAASGAEAASDEEG, encoded by the coding sequence ATGAGCCGCAAGCTGGACATGATGGAAGCCCTCCAGGCCCTGGCCGCCGACCGGGGCATCTCCTCGGAGACCCTGATGGGGGCCCTGGCCGACGCCATGGAGTCGGCCTACAGCCGCATGCCCGGGGCCAAGGACTACGCCTGGGTGACCATCGACCCCGACACCTTCGACATCCGGGTCTGGTCGCAGGACCTGGACGAGGACGGCGAGCCCTTCGGCGACGTCAGCGACGTCACCCCGCCCGACTTCGGCCGCATCGCGGCTCAGACCGCCCGCCAGGTCATGAACCAGCGCCTCCGCGAGGTCGACCGGGAGATGAAGTACGAGGAGTACTCCGGGCGCGAGGGCGACATCGTCACCGGCATCATCCAGCAGGGCGACTCCCGCTACACGCTGCTGGAGCTGAACCGGGGCGTCGAGGCCCTGCTGCCCCAGGCCGAGCAGGTGCCCCACGAGCGGCCCCAGGCCAACAGCCGCCTGAAGGCCTACATCGTCGAGGTGCGCAAGACGGCCAAGGGTCCCCAGATCGTGGTCAGCCGCACCCACCCGGGTCTCATCAAGCGCCTGTTCGAGATGGAGGTGCCCGAGATCGCCGAGGGCATCGTCGAGATCAAGGCCTGCGCCCGCGAGCCCGGGCACCGCACCAAGATCGCGGTGTGGTCCAACGACGGCAACGTCGACCCCGTCGGGGCCTGCGTCGGCGCCCGGGGGGCCCGGGTCCGCATGGTCGTCAACGAGCTCAACGGCGAGAAGATCGACATCGTCCCCTTCACCGAGGTGCCCCAGGACCTGGTGGCCAAGGCCCTGGCCCCGGCCAAGGTCAAGGAGGTCCGGCTCGACTACGACACCGGCACCGCCACCGTGATCGTGCCCGATTTCCAGCTCTCCCTGGCCATCGGCAAGGAGGGCCAGAACGCCCGCCTGGCCGCCCGCCTCTCGGGTTGGCGGGTCGACATCAAGAGCGAGACCCAGCTGGCCGAGGACGAGGCCTACGCGGCCCAGGACTGGGCCGAGGGCGAGTGGGTCACCGACCCCGCCTCCGGCGAGCAGGTGTGGCAGCCGGCCGACGGCAGCGCCGCCCTCTCGGCCGAGGCGTGGGCCGAGGCCACCGTCCAGAACGAGGCCGCGGCGGCGGCCGGCGAGGGTGATGCCCCGCCGAAGGGGGAGGCGGCCGGGCCGGTGGTCGACGAGTCGGCCGCGGCCGACGCCAGCGCCGTGCTCGACGAGAGCGCGGTGACCGACGAGGCGGCGGCCGCCGACGACGTGGATGCGGCCGAGGCCGAGATCGCCCCCCCGGCCGCCGCCGACGAGCCGGTGGCACCGCGTGACGGCGCCGGGGCCGAGGGCGACGCCGAGCCGGTGGCGGCCAGCGGCGCGGAGGCCGCCAGCGACGAGGAGGGCTAG
- a CDS encoding YlxR family protein, which translates to MPAAEGALPGPRRTCVGCRRRAHPDALVRVVRTAEGDLAVGRSRPGRGAWICPDPACAALAGKRRAWPRALRGPVEPEAVDTLTAALAGDDGEEAGR; encoded by the coding sequence GTGCCCGCCGCCGAGGGGGCCCTACCCGGGCCCCGGCGCACCTGCGTGGGGTGCCGGCGCCGGGCCCACCCCGACGCGCTGGTGCGGGTGGTGCGCACCGCCGAGGGCGACCTGGCCGTGGGCCGCTCCCGGCCGGGCCGGGGGGCCTGGATCTGCCCCGACCCGGCCTGCGCGGCCCTGGCCGGCAAGCGGCGGGCCTGGCCCCGGGCCCTGCGGGGCCCGGTGGAGCCGGAGGCGGTCGACACCCTCACCGCCGCCCTGGCCGGCGACGACGGGGAGGAAGCCGGGCGCTGA